One segment of Candidatus Binatia bacterium DNA contains the following:
- a CDS encoding helix-turn-helix transcriptional regulator, with amino-acid sequence MPVSNRLNQILFERALAESELAAAAGLDAGHLNRIKNGRVVPNVATALRLARVLGVSVEAVFEWKPD; translated from the coding sequence ATGCCGGTTTCGAATCGTTTGAATCAGATCCTTTTTGAGCGCGCGCTCGCCGAGAGCGAACTGGCAGCGGCCGCCGGTCTGGATGCGGGGCACCTGAACCGAATCAAGAATGGTCGGGTGGTGCCGAACGTGGCCACGGCGCTCCGGCTGGCTCGGGTGCTGGGGGTCTCGGTGGAGGCCGTCTTTGAGTGGAAGCCTGACTGA
- a CDS encoding DUF1566 domain-containing protein, whose protein sequence is MNTFLLVLGRYSTGFLRIILGAAVLSFGLSGVTHAATAEQRCQKKKLTALGKRNLCLNSELSRAAVGGVPEPAKCADRFNKAMANADKAAAKKGTSCRWLELGDGTVRDLNTGLQWEMKTDDGSIHDKNNLYTWSSGSTGKPDGSAFVDFLGALNAGEAPSGGVITGCFAGECDWRLPTIDELAAIVDTSAPGCSSGASCTTIPGDNPTVSSGDIAPLQYWSSTTNFGVPSVARVVGFDTGFPGGSAHKIDTRAVRAVRGGF, encoded by the coding sequence ATGAACACCTTCCTTCTCGTACTTGGCCGATATTCGACGGGATTCCTTCGGATCATTCTAGGGGCGGCGGTCCTGAGCTTCGGGCTCTCGGGCGTCACGCATGCTGCAACCGCAGAGCAGCGGTGCCAGAAGAAGAAACTGACTGCGCTGGGCAAGCGCAATCTCTGTCTGAATTCGGAGCTTTCAAGAGCGGCAGTGGGAGGTGTGCCTGAGCCGGCAAAGTGCGCTGATCGGTTCAATAAGGCGATGGCGAACGCGGACAAGGCGGCGGCGAAGAAGGGGACTTCTTGCCGATGGCTCGAACTCGGGGATGGGACTGTCCGCGATCTGAACACAGGCCTCCAGTGGGAAATGAAGACCGACGACGGATCGATTCACGACAAGAACAATCTCTACACCTGGAGCAGCGGCTCAACAGGGAAACCGGATGGATCCGCGTTCGTGGATTTCCTGGGAGCGTTGAACGCGGGTGAAGCGCCGTCGGGTGGAGTGATTACAGGGTGCTTCGCGGGCGAGTGTGACTGGAGGCTTCCGACAATCGATGAGCTGGCGGCAATCGTGGACACGAGCGCGCCGGGCTGCAGCAGTGGGGCTTCTTGTACGACGATTCCGGGCGACAACCCCACTGTTTCGTCCGGCGATATTGCTCCCCTGCAGTACTGGTCGTCGACGACGAATTTCGGCGTGCCCAGCGTTGCAAGGGTGGTCGGTTTCGACACAGGTTTCCCCGGCGGCTCTGCTCATAAAATTGACACCCGAGCCGTTCGCGCGGTTCGTGGCGGGTTCTGA
- a CDS encoding TlpA disulfide reductase family protein, with amino-acid sequence MSASKIRYRIGSRWIALGGLLLGLLAAAASAQAEECRPIPEGTVGNYLGRDMDRNDVLLESMRDKFVVVSFWASYCPPCREELPLLSSIQRQVGSDELQVVAINFDEDMRTLRKAYRSWKGWGDILLTRDSRGRAADELGVSYIPTTLVFDPRGNFIDASCGFTMDGFKKFVGRLNEHIMAERRVREKPVADED; translated from the coding sequence ATGTCTGCTTCGAAAATTCGGTATCGGATTGGTTCGCGATGGATCGCCTTGGGTGGCCTTTTGCTGGGGCTACTGGCTGCTGCTGCCTCGGCTCAGGCAGAGGAATGTCGACCGATCCCGGAAGGCACGGTGGGCAACTACCTTGGCCGCGATATGGACCGTAATGACGTTCTGCTCGAATCGATGCGCGACAAGTTCGTAGTCGTCTCCTTCTGGGCGAGCTACTGCCCGCCATGTCGCGAAGAGCTTCCGCTGCTCAGCTCGATTCAGCGTCAGGTGGGGAGCGATGAGCTGCAGGTTGTTGCCATCAATTTCGACGAAGATATGCGAACGCTCCGCAAAGCTTATCGGTCATGGAAGGGCTGGGGTGATATTCTGCTGACGCGAGACTCTCGTGGCCGTGCCGCTGATGAACTGGGGGTTTCGTATATCCCGACCACACTTGTTTTTGATCCACGTGGCAATTTTATCGATGCATCCTGTGGTTTCACGATGGATGGATTCAAAAAATTCGTAGGTCGACTCAACGAGCATATCATGGCGGAACGCCGGGTCCGCGAGAAGCCTGTGGCCGACGAGGATTGA
- a CDS encoding PaaI family thioesterase yields MKEIARWIEDSGYSSFLGAELAEIDSENARLRLPWNPGNSNPGEVLHGGCAASLGILGGQAVARAALGPEAGGFHTAQLQVAYLAAAQNEEVTAEARLLRRGKTLCFVRIDVATLGGKPIASILTTVRGRCGETPARTPAHGGDHRESDPSEIGGFIEQQPFIANRKLRIEHMTGGTSRLSMPFSDEHNGDAEGGVHEGAVAALLDTCGAMAAWAESGIGPYRASTVSLQSESLAPAPDEDLVAYGRCTHRDGDMFWADVDITVASTSNLIGRGTVLYRIVTA; encoded by the coding sequence ATGAAAGAAATCGCCCGATGGATCGAAGACTCCGGCTACAGCAGCTTTCTCGGGGCCGAACTAGCCGAAATCGATAGCGAGAATGCCCGGCTGCGCCTCCCTTGGAATCCCGGCAATTCCAATCCCGGCGAGGTCCTTCACGGTGGATGTGCGGCTTCGCTGGGGATCCTCGGGGGACAGGCGGTCGCCCGCGCCGCGCTCGGGCCCGAAGCAGGCGGGTTCCATACAGCCCAACTGCAGGTCGCCTATCTCGCGGCCGCACAGAACGAAGAGGTGACGGCAGAGGCGCGCCTGCTGAGGCGCGGCAAGACCCTTTGCTTTGTTCGTATCGATGTCGCCACATTGGGAGGCAAACCCATCGCCTCGATCCTCACCACAGTCCGCGGTCGCTGCGGCGAAACGCCTGCGCGGACACCTGCTCACGGCGGCGACCATCGAGAGTCCGACCCCAGCGAAATCGGCGGCTTTATCGAACAGCAGCCTTTTATCGCCAATCGAAAACTACGGATTGAGCATATGACCGGAGGAACCTCACGCCTCTCGATGCCCTTTTCCGACGAGCATAACGGTGACGCCGAGGGAGGAGTGCATGAAGGTGCCGTCGCAGCCCTGCTGGATACCTGCGGTGCCATGGCCGCGTGGGCCGAATCCGGAATCGGCCCCTACCGCGCCTCAACCGTCTCCCTGCAGAGCGAGTCACTCGCCCCCGCACCGGACGAGGACTTGGTGGCCTACGGACGCTGCACCCACCGGGACGGCGACATGTTCTGGGCCGACGTGGATATTACGGTCGCGAGTACCTCAAATCTGATCGGCCGGGGGACAGTGCTCTACCGGATCGTCACCGCCTGA
- a CDS encoding GDSL-type esterase/lipase family protein: MEVRPAAAEICAETQYFNDGGLRSVTYTDCDSRKRIERRIFWPTGGLRKVFSQNSTVRIREKRHPDGSLASAHYLESDGLQAYFSQEKGRVLGAALPRSFASIEGLRLFATGESLTHYGPSGAPEHRTDAQGRKQPVPAAALPSPRTDNFGLSFEANYHRQVLDGRAADGVFLGDSIVSQLRGLNDPAKAFIWEALVGDHAVLNGAVSGDRVEHLLDRTWTIEPSARLVAIQIGTNNHKSNGLDADPSATAEGIARLVAETQRIARQAKIVLIAIPPTTDPIRHEKNLVTNQLIAVLADEGRVLFVDGGAEFDPADLGDSPDGLHQTSEGALKWFGPLVPIFRWLLAEDP, from the coding sequence GTGGAGGTTCGTCCAGCCGCCGCAGAGATCTGTGCGGAGACGCAATATTTTAATGATGGGGGTTTGCGGAGTGTCACCTACACCGATTGCGATTCGCGCAAGAGGATTGAAAGACGAATCTTCTGGCCGACCGGTGGACTACGCAAAGTCTTTTCACAGAACAGCACGGTCCGCATTCGCGAGAAGCGTCATCCGGACGGAAGCCTCGCTTCTGCCCATTATCTCGAAAGCGATGGCCTGCAAGCCTATTTCTCGCAGGAGAAAGGTCGAGTTCTCGGGGCCGCACTGCCGCGGAGCTTTGCCTCGATCGAGGGACTGCGTCTTTTTGCTACCGGAGAGTCTCTGACTCACTATGGGCCCTCCGGGGCACCCGAGCACCGAACCGATGCCCAGGGACGGAAACAACCTGTGCCTGCCGCGGCCCTTCCGTCCCCGCGCACTGATAATTTCGGACTCTCCTTCGAGGCGAACTATCATCGGCAGGTTCTTGACGGCCGGGCTGCCGACGGAGTCTTTCTTGGCGATTCGATCGTTTCCCAGCTTCGGGGGCTCAATGACCCCGCAAAGGCATTTATCTGGGAGGCCCTGGTGGGGGACCATGCTGTTCTCAACGGCGCGGTCAGTGGCGATCGTGTAGAACACCTTCTCGATCGGACCTGGACCATTGAACCAAGCGCTCGACTAGTTGCCATCCAGATCGGCACCAACAACCACAAGTCGAACGGACTCGATGCCGACCCATCTGCGACCGCGGAAGGCATCGCCAGACTCGTCGCTGAAACTCAGCGGATCGCCAGACAGGCAAAGATCGTGCTGATTGCGATTCCGCCCACAACGGATCCGATTCGCCACGAAAAAAATCTGGTCACCAACCAGCTCATCGCGGTTCTGGCCGACGAAGGCCGCGTCCTCTTCGTCGATGGCGGTGCGGAATTCGACCCGGCGGATCTGGGCGATTCTCCCGACGGATTGCACCAGACTTCCGAAGGGGCGCTGAAATGGTTCGGGCCGCTCGTTCCCATTTTTCGTTGGCTACTTGCTGAGGACCCATAG
- a CDS encoding serine hydrolase, with amino-acid sequence MSEISGYCDPAWDAVRAKFAENFAEGDLGASACVIHRDETVVDLWGGHRDVAATSLWERDTLVNVWSTTKMMAALCVLRLHDQGRLSVDDPVALHWPEFAAKGKEDVLVRHVLSHTAGVPGYDVPINEEEMYDTPLCVARLAGQAPWWKPGAASGYHSSTQGPLLGEIVRRVDGRSLGHYFRDEIAGPLGADFHIGTPDEAFSRVAEMRTDEIAVSVVAGDSVGARVSRGEPAHAAMVNTDRWRRFEQPASNGHGNARSVATIVSCLGREGAVNGHQIVSKATIERCFEVQADGVDQVLGLKAKFGIGFGLPSEGMPMGVNDRTLFWAGWGGSFAVVDVENQMTVVYVMNRMQDGTVGGARSANVIFAAHAAAAALRGD; translated from the coding sequence ATGAGCGAAATTTCTGGATATTGTGATCCGGCCTGGGATGCCGTGCGAGCGAAGTTCGCCGAGAATTTTGCCGAAGGCGACCTCGGGGCTTCCGCCTGTGTGATCCATCGCGACGAAACCGTTGTGGACCTCTGGGGCGGTCATCGCGACGTGGCGGCCACAAGCCTCTGGGAGCGCGACACTCTCGTCAACGTCTGGTCGACCACCAAGATGATGGCCGCGTTGTGCGTGCTGCGCTTGCATGATCAGGGTCGATTGTCGGTCGACGATCCGGTCGCTCTGCATTGGCCGGAATTTGCAGCCAAAGGAAAGGAGGACGTGCTCGTCAGGCATGTCCTGAGCCATACCGCGGGTGTGCCCGGGTATGATGTGCCGATTAACGAAGAGGAAATGTACGATACGCCTTTGTGTGTGGCGCGATTGGCAGGGCAGGCACCGTGGTGGAAGCCGGGTGCGGCTTCAGGTTATCACTCGTCGACGCAAGGCCCGTTACTGGGCGAAATTGTCCGCCGCGTGGATGGCCGGTCGTTGGGGCATTACTTTCGCGACGAGATTGCGGGACCTCTGGGAGCGGACTTTCATATCGGTACCCCGGACGAGGCTTTTTCGCGGGTCGCTGAGATGCGCACCGACGAGATCGCGGTTTCGGTTGTGGCAGGCGACTCTGTCGGAGCCCGCGTTTCTCGCGGCGAACCGGCGCACGCGGCGATGGTAAATACCGATCGATGGCGCCGCTTCGAGCAGCCTGCGAGTAACGGTCACGGCAACGCCCGCTCGGTCGCGACCATTGTCTCCTGCCTTGGGCGAGAGGGCGCGGTGAATGGTCATCAGATTGTCTCGAAGGCAACCATCGAGCGTTGCTTTGAGGTCCAGGCCGACGGTGTCGACCAGGTCCTCGGACTCAAGGCGAAATTTGGTATCGGGTTCGGCCTTCCGTCCGAGGGTATGCCGATGGGCGTGAATGACCGCACGCTGTTTTGGGCCGGGTGGGGTGGGTCGTTCGCGGTAGTCGACGTGGAGAACCAGATGACAGTAGTCTATGTCATGAACCGGATGCAGGATGGGACGGTCGGCGGAGCCCGTTCGGCTAACGTGATCTTCGCCGCTCACGCGGCCGCCGCCGCACTGCGCGGCGATTAG
- a CDS encoding glutathione S-transferase family protein encodes MKLYTFDGAPNPRRVHIFLREKGIEIPREKVDITKGESRRSEFRERVNLMGGLPVLELDDGSHIAESIAICRYLESANPDPALFGSDAKSQAFVEMWTRRIELNFMLSVGMVWVHGSPLTRHVVKQQIPEMAELNRGLVRSYFEFLDRHFEQNEFLANQSFSIADITAFCTLEFAAKLNDLPHAPEQKHLSRWVDALAARPSIEDQS; translated from the coding sequence ATGAAACTCTATACATTTGACGGCGCGCCGAATCCCCGACGAGTTCATATTTTCCTGCGGGAAAAAGGCATCGAAATCCCCCGCGAGAAAGTGGATATCACGAAAGGAGAGAGCCGCAGATCCGAGTTTCGCGAGCGCGTGAATCTGATGGGCGGGCTTCCCGTCCTCGAGCTCGATGACGGCTCTCATATCGCCGAGTCCATCGCCATATGTCGCTACCTGGAATCCGCAAACCCTGATCCGGCGCTTTTCGGCAGCGACGCCAAATCGCAGGCATTCGTCGAGATGTGGACCCGACGGATCGAACTCAATTTCATGCTCTCTGTCGGAATGGTCTGGGTCCACGGATCACCCCTGACCCGACACGTGGTGAAGCAGCAAATTCCCGAAATGGCAGAACTCAACCGGGGGCTGGTCCGAAGCTATTTCGAGTTTCTCGACCGCCACTTCGAGCAGAACGAATTCCTGGCGAATCAGAGTTTTTCGATCGCCGATATTACCGCATTCTGCACCCTTGAATTTGCCGCGAAACTCAACGACCTTCCGCACGCGCCAGAACAGAAGCATCTCTCGCGTTGGGTCGATGCGCTCGCCGCTCGACCGAGCATCGAAGACCAAAGCTAG
- a CDS encoding metal-dependent hydrolase: protein MLDTIKIRQMPFDFPDEIDPVFMERDHRRSFSFIAGSLLLPYLEPYLIRSMKAAEKHVTDPKILEGLKGFSAQEGQHYRIHMKFNAAVKRAGFPGLEALEKELSDDYQRFTKTKSLRFNLAYAEGFEAITMNLINSMMGENGLGDDLPDYLEMIQWHFVEELEHRTVAFDVYDHVCGGYFYRLFVGAWAQWHFISWIHRTTQYMLKVRPQPKLSAEEIAQQNAADRMGNASSLRSLIPALLGTYLPTYTPHQVEIAPGIQPLADKYTAMALKVS, encoded by the coding sequence ATGCTGGACACGATTAAAATCCGCCAGATGCCCTTTGATTTCCCCGATGAAATCGATCCGGTTTTTATGGAGCGTGACCATCGGCGATCCTTCTCCTTCATCGCGGGTTCGCTGCTTTTGCCCTACCTCGAGCCCTACCTGATTCGATCCATGAAAGCGGCCGAGAAGCACGTCACCGACCCCAAGATCCTCGAGGGACTCAAGGGTTTCTCGGCGCAGGAAGGCCAGCACTACCGAATCCATATGAAGTTCAACGCGGCGGTGAAGCGCGCGGGTTTCCCGGGGCTGGAGGCTCTGGAAAAAGAACTTTCCGACGATTACCAACGATTCACGAAAACCAAATCGCTCCGCTTTAACCTCGCTTACGCCGAAGGTTTCGAAGCCATCACCATGAATTTGATCAACAGCATGATGGGTGAGAACGGCTTGGGCGATGATCTGCCCGACTATCTGGAGATGATCCAGTGGCATTTTGTCGAAGAACTCGAGCACCGCACGGTAGCCTTTGATGTCTACGATCACGTCTGTGGTGGTTATTTCTACCGGCTCTTTGTCGGCGCCTGGGCGCAGTGGCATTTTATCAGCTGGATCCACCGCACCACGCAGTACATGCTGAAGGTCCGCCCCCAGCCGAAGCTCAGTGCCGAGGAGATTGCCCAGCAAAATGCCGCGGACCGGATGGGGAACGCTTCTTCGCTGCGCAGCTTGATCCCGGCACTGCTGGGTACGTATCTTCCGACCTACACGCCTCACCAGGTTGAGATCGCGCCGGGAATTCAGCCACTGGCAGATAAATACACAGCGATGGCTCTCAAGGTCTCCTAG
- a CDS encoding Fur family transcriptional regulator, whose product MPPSKKATELPAADLKAVLREAGLRATMPRLEVLRRLQSTESPMSHADLASELVPLGFDRATVYRNLNDLVESGLATRVDLGDHIWRFEGLRPEDRDGPEHPHFLCNDCGDIVCLPAMEIPLTSKAARPIRDIQDVVLRGRCTSC is encoded by the coding sequence GTGCCACCCTCAAAAAAAGCAACAGAATTACCGGCCGCGGATTTAAAGGCGGTCCTGAGAGAAGCCGGCCTTCGGGCCACGATGCCCCGGCTGGAGGTTCTGCGTCGGCTGCAGTCGACCGAATCGCCCATGAGCCATGCGGATCTGGCATCCGAACTCGTGCCACTCGGCTTCGATCGTGCAACTGTGTACCGAAACCTGAATGATTTGGTGGAAAGTGGGCTGGCGACTCGGGTCGATCTGGGAGACCATATTTGGCGGTTCGAGGGCCTGCGGCCCGAGGACAGAGACGGACCCGAGCATCCTCATTTTCTCTGCAACGACTGCGGGGACATCGTCTGCCTGCCTGCTATGGAGATCCCTCTCACGAGCAAAGCCGCCCGCCCGATCCGCGATATTCAGGACGTCGTCCTGCGCGGACGCTGCACTTCCTGCTGA
- a CDS encoding TonB-dependent receptor, giving the protein MKNQSYRNLSSWAVRVGLLATLLLVLSARVVAAETTDADPAATVAATAEASEQGQADGQQGDTSEAKDPRERVLSFGLDEIVVTGSAVPRTASRLAGAVSTLSGEELLQKQQATIGETLRYEPGVSATYFGPGASRPILRGLGGPRIQMLIDKLAVPDASASSQDHAVTVDTLGVEKIEILRGPATLRFGPNSVGGVVNTIEHRVPKKSIGKAVQGSVELRGSSVDGGFGGAAVIEGEVENIVYRLKGFGFTAGEVSIPGYAESKQFRDQEAAEADEDGEEEEEEAFGSIPNSQVEYTGFNAGVSWVDEKFFVGAAVSNFQTNYGVIFHEAGHDHSHGHGHGGEGEGGEEPPILIDMDSWSLDFAAGITDPFEGLQSAEARLRLVDYEHFESEGSFIATTFKNKAYDLRVEVVHEPLGLFEGSVGFQSTFSDFKVSGEEGFLPNTYSSTNSIFVIEQVDLAPVTIEMGARLDYSSVASGGGGAFGPAANRDFPLGSASAGIVYDFMDSQFLSLDASWSMRAPSFEELYARGVHVATGFFEIGNPDLDTENAFGLNIGYAGQISIVDWSINGFYNRYWNFTYLNGTGVERDEIEIGRFIATDAELTGGELEVAVHLLEDGPHRLHLIGRADGVYAQNLKTNEPLPRMPPVRFGGSVVYEYEAFRAELDVLRAAKQNRVPDGEFSTAGYTMLDLGFDYELDMLDLPITPLLFFRMTNLLNEEARASESFLRDRAPLPGRNFTGGVRITF; this is encoded by the coding sequence ATGAAAAATCAATCGTATCGAAATTTAAGCAGCTGGGCGGTCCGGGTCGGACTTCTCGCGACACTTCTCCTGGTGTTGAGCGCGCGCGTTGTCGCGGCCGAAACCACGGACGCAGACCCGGCAGCCACGGTTGCCGCAACGGCAGAAGCCAGCGAGCAGGGTCAGGCAGACGGACAGCAAGGCGACACTTCCGAAGCAAAGGACCCCCGAGAGCGCGTCCTTTCCTTCGGTCTTGACGAAATTGTGGTGACCGGCAGCGCGGTGCCGCGTACGGCAAGCCGACTTGCTGGCGCGGTGTCGACTCTCTCGGGCGAAGAGCTCCTGCAGAAACAGCAGGCAACAATCGGCGAGACCCTCCGCTACGAACCCGGCGTCAGCGCGACCTACTTCGGACCAGGCGCGAGCCGTCCGATCCTTCGCGGCCTCGGAGGCCCCCGGATTCAAATGCTGATCGACAAGTTGGCGGTCCCGGATGCGTCAGCATCGAGCCAGGACCACGCCGTGACCGTCGATACACTTGGCGTCGAAAAAATTGAAATCCTGCGTGGTCCGGCCACGCTTCGCTTCGGCCCGAACTCCGTGGGCGGCGTCGTGAATACGATCGAGCATCGCGTGCCCAAGAAATCTATCGGCAAGGCCGTTCAAGGTTCGGTCGAACTTCGTGGATCCTCCGTTGACGGCGGATTTGGAGGTGCAGCCGTCATCGAGGGCGAGGTCGAGAACATTGTCTATCGCCTGAAGGGCTTTGGCTTCACGGCCGGCGAGGTCTCGATCCCGGGCTATGCCGAGTCCAAGCAGTTCCGCGATCAAGAGGCAGCCGAAGCCGACGAAGACGGCGAGGAAGAGGAAGAAGAGGCCTTCGGTTCCATTCCCAACAGCCAAGTGGAGTACACCGGCTTCAACGCGGGTGTCTCGTGGGTCGACGAGAAGTTTTTTGTCGGAGCCGCAGTATCGAACTTCCAGACCAATTATGGAGTCATCTTTCACGAAGCCGGTCATGACCACAGCCATGGGCATGGTCACGGCGGCGAGGGCGAAGGCGGCGAAGAGCCCCCCATCCTGATCGATATGGACTCCTGGTCTCTGGACTTCGCAGCAGGAATCACGGACCCGTTTGAAGGCCTCCAATCGGCCGAAGCACGACTTCGCCTCGTCGACTATGAGCACTTCGAAAGCGAAGGCAGCTTCATAGCGACAACCTTCAAAAATAAAGCCTATGACCTCCGGGTGGAGGTCGTCCACGAGCCACTCGGCCTCTTCGAAGGATCCGTGGGCTTCCAGAGCACCTTCAGTGACTTCAAAGTCAGCGGCGAGGAGGGGTTCCTTCCCAATACATACTCATCGACGAACTCCATTTTCGTCATCGAGCAAGTCGATCTTGCACCCGTAACGATCGAAATGGGCGCACGCCTTGACTACTCCTCGGTTGCATCGGGCGGAGGCGGGGCCTTTGGACCCGCAGCGAACCGTGACTTCCCTCTCGGTAGTGCCTCTGCAGGTATTGTCTACGACTTCATGGACTCACAATTCCTGAGCCTTGATGCGTCGTGGAGCATGCGGGCCCCCAGCTTCGAGGAGCTCTACGCCCGTGGGGTCCACGTCGCCACCGGGTTCTTCGAGATCGGGAACCCTGACCTCGACACCGAGAATGCGTTTGGCCTCAATATCGGCTATGCCGGCCAAATCTCGATTGTGGACTGGTCGATCAACGGATTCTACAACCGCTACTGGAACTTCACCTACCTCAATGGCACCGGAGTGGAACGCGACGAGATCGAGATCGGCCGCTTCATTGCTACCGACGCAGAGCTGACCGGTGGAGAGCTCGAGGTAGCCGTTCATCTGCTCGAAGACGGCCCCCATCGTCTCCATTTGATCGGCCGTGCAGATGGGGTCTACGCGCAGAATCTCAAGACCAACGAACCGCTCCCCAGAATGCCTCCAGTCCGCTTTGGGGGAAGTGTCGTCTATGAATACGAGGCTTTCCGGGCAGAATTGGACGTCCTGCGTGCCGCCAAACAAAACCGAGTGCCGGACGGTGAGTTTTCGACCGCCGGCTACACCATGCTGGATCTTGGATTTGATTACGAGCTTGATATGCTCGACCTGCCGATCACCCCTCTGCTATTCTTCCGCATGACAAACCTCCTGAATGAGGAAGCAAGGGCTTCGGAATCTTTCCTCCGGGATCGGGCGCCCTTGCCTGGCCGGAACTTCACGGGTGGCGTGAGAATCACTTTCTGA
- a CDS encoding MerC domain-containing protein, translated as MNRLGNLLDKTAIGISIACGIHCLLLPVALVAAPSTALLASVDESLHQALILLVLPVSLIGLSLGCRQHRQWPIFLLGILGILVSVGSVLLGHDFLGESGEIAGTLVGASLICASHIQNYRRCRADAC; from the coding sequence GTGAATCGTCTCGGGAACCTTCTGGACAAGACGGCGATCGGCATCTCGATCGCTTGCGGTATTCACTGTCTCCTTTTACCCGTGGCTCTGGTTGCGGCTCCGTCGACGGCGCTTCTCGCGTCGGTCGACGAGAGCCTGCACCAGGCCCTCATCCTTCTGGTCTTGCCCGTCAGCTTGATCGGGTTAAGCCTGGGATGCCGACAACACAGGCAGTGGCCGATCTTTCTGCTGGGAATACTGGGAATTCTGGTCTCTGTCGGAAGCGTTTTGCTGGGCCACGATTTCCTTGGTGAATCCGGCGAGATCGCAGGCACACTCGTTGGGGCGTCCCTTATCTGTGCCAGCCATATCCAGAACTACCGGCGCTGTCGCGCCGATGCTTGCTAG
- a CDS encoding STAS/SEC14 domain-containing protein has translation MIQEITDLPDNVLGLKALGEVEAEDYQRVLVPALEAKLRDHRRVRLLYVIDESFTGYTGGAAWEDAKIGMFHLTAFERVAVVTNEEWILKMVSAFGFAMPGEVRVFAPEDIASAREWSCEAPAESDLKFELLTDSATVVLEPHGALEAGDFERLAEALGDFEKQGGVLRGVLIDASKFPGWSGLTALTSHIELARTHRKELRRIALVSDDRLLAGLPLLASHFVDAEVRSFNASQRDQALSWVGGAASNDS, from the coding sequence ATGATTCAAGAGATCACCGACCTTCCCGACAACGTCTTGGGATTGAAAGCCTTGGGAGAAGTGGAAGCCGAAGACTACCAGCGCGTACTTGTGCCCGCGCTCGAGGCAAAACTTCGCGATCACCGGCGCGTCCGCCTCTTGTACGTCATCGATGAGTCCTTCACCGGCTACACCGGAGGCGCGGCGTGGGAGGATGCCAAGATCGGGATGTTTCATCTGACGGCTTTCGAAAGAGTCGCGGTGGTCACCAACGAAGAATGGATTCTGAAAATGGTAAGCGCCTTCGGCTTTGCGATGCCTGGCGAGGTGCGGGTTTTCGCACCGGAGGACATCGCCTCGGCTCGCGAGTGGTCGTGCGAAGCTCCTGCCGAAAGTGATCTGAAATTCGAGCTATTGACCGATAGTGCGACTGTGGTGCTCGAACCCCATGGCGCCTTGGAGGCCGGCGATTTCGAACGTCTCGCCGAGGCCCTCGGCGATTTCGAAAAGCAAGGCGGTGTCTTGCGCGGTGTTCTCATCGATGCCAGCAAATTCCCTGGCTGGAGTGGTCTCACCGCACTGACCTCACATATCGAATTGGCTCGCACCCATCGCAAGGAACTGCGGCGCATTGCCCTTGTTTCCGACGACCGTCTCCTCGCCGGTCTGCCGCTCCTCGCCTCGCACTTTGTCGATGCCGAGGTCCGCTCGTTCAACGCCTCCCAACGAGATCAGGCTTTGAGCTGGGTCGGCGGTGCGGCCTCGAACGACTCCTGA